The genomic segment GGGAACTTTCTTCCGCATTATCCTTCCGCTTCTGAAACCGGTTATTGTTACTGTTACTATTCTGAATGGTATGTGGATCTGGAACGATTACCTTCTTCCTTCTCTGATGTTAGGACAGAATGGTAAGGTTAAGACTCTTCCGGTTGCTGTACAGGCGTTTGTTGGTTCTTATGTTAAGCAGTGGGATCTGATCCTTACTGCAGCACTCCTGGCAATGATTCCGATGATCATCGTATTCCTGCTTGCTCAGAAGCAGATTATGAATGGTATGGTTGAGGGTGCTATTAAATAGGCTTGCAAATACTTTTTGAATAGCTGTCGTTTCCTCATTTATTGGGGACGACAGCTTTTTTATGGTTTCAAAGGGGACGCGAAGAAAAATAAATGTTTTGAACCACGGCTGCGGGGGCAGGAACTCTAAGCCTTTGGAAATTTGCTAAAACCATGCCAGAAAAATTCAAACTCGCTTCGCTCAGACAGTGAATTTTTCTGACATAACGCAAATTCCCAAAGACTAAGAGTTGCTACACCCCCTGTAGATGTGGTTAAAAACATTTATTTTTCTTCGCTGTGAACTGGCTGGGACTGTGAATGATAGTATGGAAGTGTGTTATCAGATATGGAGTGGAGAAAAAACGGAACAGAAACGGAATAGAAAATGGTAGTATAAATTTATTGATATGGGGTTGAAATGTTGGGGGGTTTATAGTAATGTAGGTGATACAACGCTTAAGGCGAGGGCTGTCTCGGGACAGTCTGTTTTTGTGAAGAAGGATGAGGAAAAGTTTTATGGAGAGGACGAAAGAAAGGTCATCGTTTCGTAAGAAGTTTATCGGTGACAGGAAGTTTTATATGATGGTTCTGGCTGTGGCTGTTCCGATCATGATTCAGAATGGAATTACGAATTTCGTGAGTCTGCTGGATAATATTATGATCGGGCGGATCGGTACGGAGCAGATGTCGGGGGCTTCCATTGTGAATCAGTTGATTTTTGTCTATAATCTGTGCATTTTCGGAGGGGTATCCGGAGCGGGTATTTTCACGGCACAGTATTTTGGACAGAAGGATCACGAGGGTGTGAGGCAGACATTCAGGTATAAGTTCTGGATGGCTGTGATTCTGACGATTGGAACGATTTTGCTGTTTTTTACTGTTGGAGAGAATCTGATCAGTATGTATCTTCAGGGAGAGGGTACTGCGCAGCAGATCGCAGATACGCTTAAGTATGGAAAGCAGTATCTGGATATTATGCTGTTGGGACTGCCGCCGTTTATGATGGTGCAGATTTATTCCAGTACTCTGAGAGAGTGCGGAGAGACTGTTCTGCCAATGAAAGCCGGGGTTGTGGCAATCTGTGTGAATCTGTTGTTTAATTATCTGTTGATCTATGGTGTATTTTTCTTCCCTAGACTGGGTGTGAGAGGTGCGGCAATCGCAACTGTGCTGTCACGTTATGTGGAGGCGGCAATTGTAATAGGCTGGACACACAGGCATACGGAGAAGAATGCATTTGCAAAGGGGCTGTACAGCACGCTTAAGGTTCCTGCGAATCTGACAAAGAAGATTCTGGTCAAGGGTACACCGCTGTTGTTTAATGAGACTTTATGGGCTTCTGCCATGGCGATGCTGACTCAGTGTTATTCGATTCGAGGGCTGAATGTGGTTGCTTCGCT from the Blautia wexlerae DSM 19850 genome contains:
- a CDS encoding MATE family efflux transporter, translating into MERTKERSSFRKKFIGDRKFYMMVLAVAVPIMIQNGITNFVSLLDNIMIGRIGTEQMSGASIVNQLIFVYNLCIFGGVSGAGIFTAQYFGQKDHEGVRQTFRYKFWMAVILTIGTILLFFTVGENLISMYLQGEGTAQQIADTLKYGKQYLDIMLLGLPPFMMVQIYSSTLRECGETVLPMKAGVVAICVNLLFNYLLIYGVFFFPRLGVRGAAIATVLSRYVEAAIVIGWTHRHTEKNAFAKGLYSTLKVPANLTKKILVKGTPLLFNETLWASAMAMLTQCYSIRGLNVVASLNISNTINNVFNIVFIALGDSVAIIVGQLLGAGDMKKARDTDNKMIAFSVMCCTCVAMVMFVMAPLFPMLYNTNDEARELAKYLIMITAFFMPQNAFLHATYFTLRSGGKTIITFLFDSVFIWCVSVPIAFVLSRYTGIHVLVIYACVQLADLIKCVIGFVLVKKGVWLQNIVSS